The genome window GATTCACAATTCCTGCATCCTCGTATTCCTGGAACTTCTTCCACAGACGAAGAGCCATGCGGGCATCTTCAATTGAGTCGTGACCCTGGTTATTGTCAGCCGGCTCTTCTTGGATGTATTCTTTGAACACGGCCCAAGCTAAATATCGGAGACTAAGTCGCCGGTTCTTGCCAGGGTGGAAGTAAAGGTATTGTGTGTCGACCGTCTGGCTCTTAGGCACCTGTATGTTGATTTTGCGAAAGTCGGAAGCAAGACCATGACCGACAAAGACGCAACCCAGGTTGAGAAGCAGCCATAGTTTCTTGTAAGCAACTTTGAGAGGGACCAGGTTGTGTTGACTGGTCCTGGGGTCTAAGTCGCCAGGTTTAATACCGGAATATTGAGTGACATAGTCGACAATAGGTTCTTTAATAGTGATATAGTCATCGATGAAAGGTACTCCCTCATGGACTCCAGACCCCCGAAGGACGGATACTCGAGCAAGTCCACTTTTACTGGGCCGCACAATTTCCTGTGACCCGTCGGCTTTCACATCGATCTCCGCTTTCTCGAGGTCAACAAATTCTGTATCAAGAGCAACGGGAGTGCCAGGAGTtggcttctcctcttctgtAAGCGTCTGGCGGGTTTCCACGGCACGGCCACCACTGGAGTCTCGTTAGCACAAAGGATGTTAACTTAGAAATATTCTGACTCACTTCAATGACCAATCGCGGAAAAGCAGAGTGGTATCCAGGACATTCTTCCAAGAGTCATCGACAGCATGGCGAGCATCCTTCACCTGATACGCAAGGATACAGGGTGACTTCCATGGTTGATTGAACCGAAGAGCCTCGTCCTTGTCGACTTCTGTCACAAGGAAGTCATTAAACAAGTGCCACCTGTTCTTCGCCTCTGGTTCGCGAGAGGAGATAGAGACATTGATGAATGACACCAAGTGCGGTTTTTGATGCTCTGGGATGTCGATTTCAGAGACAAGGCCTACTAACTCGTATACAACAAGATTAGGCAGCTTGTTCTGCAACTGAGTCTTGAGCTCGTCTCCTTCGAAACACATAACTTGGCCGTTGTCAACGGCAATGCCTACCTCCTCGGGTAACCAGCCAGGAATGGACCATAATCTTCTGCAAATGGCGTTACTGAGAGCCGCATTGAGAATCAGGACCAGAGGCATGCGATGAATAGATTTCCTTATGGTCACTTGCTGATATCGCCGGCAATAGTTGCACCATCCCCTGTTCTGTGTCTCTCGCTCAATACTTGCTCTCAGGATACTCGAAAATCGGAAAGCTGGATTTCTGCGAGCTTGTTTGATATCAATGGTAGGGTAAATTAGCTCATTGGCTAAGGAGTTGCCAGGTCTGACGATCTCATTCTGGCAAAACATGCATCGGATTGACTCCGACGCAATGGTCGAAAGTCTATGGTCTAAATCATCGGAGCTCGGGACAATCATGCGGAAATCGTGCGCGATCTGGTTAAGGAAAAATCTATTCACAGACTGAATGGCGGAAGAGAGAGATTTTGTGGTTAGGTTTTCCTCGAGCAGGCCGAGATTCGAAGCTTCTCGATAGCTGCTGAAAGTCTTCAGGAGGTTTGTGGCCTGACAATTCTGTCCATTGGCCTTCTCAAGCATATCGAACAGGTATCCCATCTCGCACAGGAGACAAGTCTCGTATATACAGGTGCTCGCTGCGTGGTGAAGTGCGAGGTTTCGCACAAGAGGAATGAACTTGAGCAGTTGGAGGAGCGCGTTCGTGAAGGAGTTGGCGATGTGTGTTTCCAACCCGGAGAAGCTGGTCTGGTTATAGAATCTACCGCAATGTTGGATGAGTCTTCTCAAAATCAAAGGCGTTCAATTTTTCTTACCTAAAATCAAAGTCGTCCACCCCAAACCGGCTGTACTTGATTTCGACATTACTGTACTTGAGTAGAGGATcgtcttcggcttctccatTGAGCTTCGCGCCTGCGAGGGCCTCCGCCGTGTCGCTCACGGAGGCTTCCGATTTAAATTTGCTCTGCTCCCTTGCTTTTTCACTTAAGAATTTAGGAGCGATAAGAGCTGGTTCGGCGGTCGTCAGCGCACGCGTATTTTCGACTTGATAACGCCGTGTCTTCTTCGGATTCGGCGCGTAATGCCCCATTTCCGCAGGGCGAAGATAGGGGATGAGACTCTGGTCGATAGGCGCGGGAGGACTGCCGACTTCGAACACAAGATGACTAGGCCACGCAGACAACAACCGTTCCCGATAGTATGGCATCCCAATCATATTTAAAGGTGTATCCGGAGACCAGTCAAGGGGAGGCGGTCGAGGAACGACATCTGCGAATTCGACCTCCTTGCTCATCTCATTAAAATGAATCTTAGACGGCGAGCCCCATAAATGGATGGAACACTCCGCATCGTTAATAGCCAGAGCTTCTCCGGATGGCGAAATGTCAATCCCCAGCATGA of Aspergillus fumigatus Af293 chromosome 2, whole genome shotgun sequence contains these proteins:
- the pan2n2 gene encoding poly(A)-specific ribonuclease; the encoded protein is MEADWDELSRIPVPPPSPHGLPTVATTIAFDDVSELLWAGNEFGRITSFYGPELQRYTSVRAHPVSDGPVRQILFHERGVISLSPKSVHMITRRGLTQWHISHEEMTDLYCMSFTAQLNKIIVAGCQRAMFTIDIDKGIIVDKLHTDHNYTMMKKSRYLCAATDTGSVNALSLTDFRVVKSWKSHGTAINDMDARNDLLVTCGFSVRHLGSPIVDPLANVYDLKTLSPLPPIPFHAGAAYVRMHPKLSTTSFVASQTGQLQVVDLMNPNAINLRQANVSFMLGIDISPSGEALAINDAECSIHLWGSPSKIHFNEMSKEVEFADVVPRPPPLDWSPDTPLNMIGMPYYRERLLSAWPSHLVFEVGSPPAPIDQSLIPYLRPAEMGHYAPNPKKTRRYQVENTRALTTAEPALIAPKFLSEKAREQSKFKSEASVSDTAEALAGAKLNGEAEDDPLLKYSNVEIKYSRFGVDDFDFSFSGLETHIANSFTNALLQLLKFIPLVRNLALHHAASTCIYETCLLCEMGYLFDMLEKANGQNCQATNLLKTFSSYREASNLGLLEENLTTKSLSSAIQSVNRFFLNQIAHDFRMIVPSSDDLDHRLSTIASESIRCMFCQNEIVRPGNSLANELIYPTIDIKQARRNPAFRFSSILRASIERETQNRGWCNYCRRYQQVTIRKSIHRMPLVLILNAALSNAICRRLWSIPGWLPEEVGIAVDNGQVMCFEGDELKTQLQNKLPNLVVYELVGLVSEIDIPEHQKPHLVSFINVSISSREPEAKNRWHLFNDFLVTEVDKDEALRFNQPWKSPCILAYQVKDARHAVDDSWKNVLDTTLLFRDWSLNGGRAVETRQTLTEEEKPTPGTPVALDTEFVDLEKAEIDVKADGSQEIVRPSKSGLARVSVLRGSGVHEGVPFIDDYITIKEPIVDYVTQYSGIKPGDLDPRTSQHNLVPLKVAYKKLWLLLNLGCVFVGHGLASDFRKINIQVPKSQTVDTQYLYFHPGKNRRLSLRYLAWAVFKEYIQEEPADNNQGHDSIEDARMALRLWKKFQEYEDAGIVNQILEEIFREGSKLGFRPPPRNGVATVLSRPGTAVTMQNSSGRNTPSTPDVGGAATATATTSAPATPRQAFRRSIALTPSNGTFSGPGAGDFFGGSPLK